The Enterobacter asburiae genome window below encodes:
- a CDS encoding dihydrodipicolinate synthase family protein: MFHGLSAFPLTPLKEGTFDEHAFINLLRPVVDAGVDSLGILGSTGSYAYLTVEERGRIARCAVAHADDIPVIVSIGALRLDDILRLADDAQSAGVSGVLLAPVSYQRLTEDEVFDLYETVTRQLSVPLCIYDNPATTGFSFSDELLFAAAALPNIGSIKLGRVPEDLSQVRARLPDTVTLGIAGDWRAASALQAGFDVWYSVVGGLFPQAALAIARSKESAQSERLEPLWALFRHYGSLRVVAAAAEMLGKVETPALPFPLQALQGEPREALATILADLALA; encoded by the coding sequence ATGTTTCACGGGTTAAGCGCGTTTCCGTTAACCCCCCTGAAAGAGGGGACGTTTGACGAGCACGCCTTCATCAATCTTCTGCGCCCCGTGGTCGACGCTGGCGTGGATTCACTGGGCATTTTGGGCTCAACGGGAAGTTATGCCTATCTGACCGTTGAAGAGCGCGGTCGGATCGCACGCTGCGCGGTGGCGCATGCTGATGACATTCCGGTCATCGTCAGCATCGGCGCATTGCGGCTGGATGATATTCTGCGTCTGGCTGACGACGCACAATCGGCAGGTGTCTCCGGCGTGCTGCTGGCACCCGTGTCGTACCAGCGATTAACGGAAGACGAAGTGTTTGATCTGTATGAAACGGTGACCCGCCAGCTCTCCGTACCGCTGTGCATTTACGATAATCCCGCCACGACCGGTTTTTCGTTTAGCGATGAACTGTTATTTGCCGCCGCGGCCCTGCCGAATATAGGGTCCATAAAGCTTGGCCGCGTGCCGGAGGACCTGTCGCAGGTACGCGCTCGTCTTCCTGATACCGTCACGCTGGGCATCGCCGGTGACTGGCGAGCGGCCTCCGCCCTGCAGGCCGGGTTTGACGTCTGGTACTCGGTGGTCGGCGGGTTGTTTCCGCAAGCAGCGCTGGCGATTGCCCGTTCGAAAGAGTCGGCACAATCCGAGCGGCTGGAGCCGCTTTGGGCGCTATTCCGCCATTATGGTAGTTTGCGGGTGGTAGCGGCAGCGGCAGAAATGCTGGGGAAAGTGGAAACGCCCGCGCTACCCTTCCCCCTTCAGGCTCTTCAGGGTGAGCCGCGCGAAGCGCTTGCTACGATACTTGCGGATCTGGCGCTGGCCTGA
- a CDS encoding IS1-like element IS1A family transposase (programmed frameshift), translated as MASVSISCPSCSATDGVVRNGKSTAGHQRYLCSHCRKTWQLQFTYTASQPGTHQKIIDMAMNGVGCRATARIMGVGLNTILRHFKKLRPQSVTSRIQPGSDVIVCAEMDEQWGYVGAKSRQRWLFYAYDRLRKTVVAHVFGERTMATLGRLMSLLSPFDVVIWMTDGWPLYESRLKGKLHVISKRYTQRIERHNLNLRQHLARLGRKSLSFSKSVELHDKVIGHYLNIKHYQ; from the exons GTGGCTTCTGTTTCTATCAGCTGTCCCTCCTGTTCAGCTACTGACGGGGTGGTGCGTAACGGTAAAAGTACTGCCGGACATCAGCGCTATCTCTGCTCTCACTGCCGTAAAACATGGCAGTTACAGTTCACATACACCGCCTCTCAACCCGGTACGCACCAGAAAATCATTGATATGGCCATGAATGGCGTTGGATGCCGGGCAACCGCCCGCATTATGGGCGTTGGCCTCAACACGATTTTACGTCACT TTAAAAAACTCAGGCCGCAGTCGGTAACCTCGCGCATACAGCCGGGCAGTGACGTCATCGTCTGCGCGGAAATGGACGAACAGTGGGGCTACGTCGGGGCTAAATCGCGCCAGCGCTGGCTGTTTTACGCGTATGACAGGCTCCGGAAGACGGTTGTTGCGCACGTATTCGGTGAACGCACTATGGCGACGCTGGGGCGTCTTATGAGCCTGCTGTCACCCTTTGACGTGGTGATATGGATGACGGATGGCTGGCCGCTGTATGAATCCCGCCTGAAGGGAAAGCTGCACGTAATCAGCAAGCGATATACGCAGCGAATTGAGCGGCATAACCTGAATCTGAGGCAGCACCTGGCACGGCTGGGACGGAAGTCGCTGTCGTTCTCAAAATCGGTGGAGCTGCATGATAAAGTCATCGGGCATTATCTGAACATAAAACACTATCAATAA
- the ygjG gene encoding putrescine aminotransferase encodes MNRLPSSASALACTAHALNLIEKRTLDHEEMKQLNREVIDYFKEHVNPGFLEYRKSVTAGGDYGAVEWQAGSLNTLVDTQGQEFIDCLGGFGIFNVGHRNPVVVSAVQNQLAKQPLHSQELLDPLRAMLAKTLAALTPGKLKYSFFSNSGTESVEAAIKLAKAYQSPRGKFTFIATSGAFHGKSLGALSATAKSTFRKPFMPLLPGFRHVPFGDISAMRTVLSECRKTGDDVAAVILEPIQGEGGVILPPQGYLPAVRQLCDEFGALLILDEVQTGMGRTGKMFACEHENVQPDILCLAKALGGGVMPIGATVATEEVFSVLFDNPFLHTTTFGGNPLACAAALATINVLLEQNLPAQAEQKGDMLLDGFRQLGREYPDLVQDARGKGMLMAIEFVDNETGYSFASEMFRQRVLVAGTLNNSKTIRIEPPLTLTIEQCEQVLKAACKALAALRISVDA; translated from the coding sequence TTGAACAGGTTACCTTCCAGCGCCTCGGCTCTTGCCTGTACCGCGCACGCACTGAATCTCATTGAGAAGCGAACGCTCGATCATGAGGAGATGAAACAACTTAACCGAGAGGTCATCGATTACTTTAAAGAGCACGTCAATCCAGGTTTTCTGGAGTATCGCAAATCTGTTACCGCCGGCGGGGATTACGGAGCCGTAGAGTGGCAAGCGGGGAGTCTTAACACGCTTGTCGACACCCAGGGACAGGAGTTTATCGATTGCCTGGGTGGTTTTGGTATCTTCAACGTGGGGCACCGTAATCCAGTTGTGGTTTCCGCCGTACAGAATCAACTTGCGAAACAACCTCTCCATAGCCAGGAACTGCTCGACCCGCTTCGCGCCATGCTCGCGAAAACGCTGGCGGCCTTAACGCCCGGCAAACTGAAGTACAGCTTCTTTAGCAACAGCGGCACGGAATCGGTCGAAGCGGCGATTAAACTCGCCAAAGCGTACCAGTCGCCGCGCGGGAAATTCACCTTTATCGCCACCAGCGGCGCGTTCCACGGTAAATCCTTGGGCGCACTGTCTGCTACCGCCAAATCCACCTTCCGCAAACCGTTTATGCCGCTGCTGCCGGGCTTCCGCCACGTGCCGTTTGGCGACATCAGCGCCATGCGCACCGTGCTGAGCGAATGCCGTAAAACCGGCGATGACGTGGCGGCGGTGATCCTGGAGCCGATTCAGGGCGAAGGCGGCGTGATCCTCCCTCCGCAGGGCTATCTGCCCGCCGTGCGTCAGCTGTGCGATGAGTTTGGCGCGCTGCTGATCCTCGACGAAGTACAGACCGGGATGGGGCGCACCGGCAAGATGTTTGCCTGCGAGCACGAAAACGTTCAGCCGGACATTCTGTGCCTGGCGAAGGCGCTCGGCGGCGGCGTGATGCCGATTGGCGCGACGGTGGCCACCGAGGAGGTCTTCTCGGTGCTGTTCGACAATCCGTTCCTGCATACCACCACCTTTGGCGGTAACCCGCTGGCCTGCGCGGCCGCGCTGGCAACCATCAACGTGCTGCTGGAGCAAAACCTGCCCGCGCAGGCGGAGCAGAAAGGCGACATGCTGCTGGACGGCTTCCGTCAGCTAGGCCGGGAGTATCCGGACCTGGTGCAGGACGCGCGTGGCAAAGGGATGCTGATGGCGATTGAGTTTGTCGATAACGAAACCGGCTATAGCTTCGCGAGCGAGATGTTCCGCCAGCGGGTGCTGGTCGCCGGAACACTCAACAACTCGAAAACCATCCGCATTGAACCGCCGCTGACGCTGACGATTGAGCAGTGCGAGCAGGTGCTGAAAGCAGCGTGTAAAGCGCTGGCAGCGCTGCGAATAAGTGTGGATGCGTAA
- a CDS encoding methyl-accepting chemotaxis protein has protein sequence MSSPTYVTQNEYPLDDDTTLMSTTDVHSYITHANDTFVQVSGYQLDELTGQPHNMVRHPDMPKAAFADMWYTLQQGEPWSGIVKNRRKNGDHYWVRANAVPMVRRGQVTGYMSIRTKATAEEIAAVEPLYRALNDGSCKKRVHKGLVVGKGWLGKLPAMPLRWRVRCVMAALFAVLAATLVATSAGWIPLAAAALVMLLGTLLFEQQIVRPVENVARQALKVATGERNSVQHLNRSDELGLTLRAVGQLGLMCRWLINDVSSQVVSVRDGSDRLAQGNEDLNDRTRQTVANVQQTVATMNQMAASVQSNSETAAEVDKLSVAASSAATKGGNAMQTVVKTMDDIADSTQRIGSITSLINDIAFQTNILALNAAVEAARAGEQGKGFAVVAGEVRHLASRSASAANDIRKLIDASASKVQSGSEQVHAAGRTMDDIVEQVKNVTQLIAQISHATSEQATGLSELTRAVAELDSITQKNADLVEESAHISAMVKHRAGRLKDAVTVLH, from the coding sequence ATGTCCTCTCCAACCTATGTCACCCAGAATGAATATCCTCTGGACGATGACACCACCTTAATGTCTACCACAGACGTCCACAGCTACATCACACACGCCAACGACACCTTTGTGCAGGTGAGCGGCTACCAGCTCGATGAGCTGACGGGCCAGCCGCACAATATGGTGCGCCACCCCGATATGCCAAAAGCCGCGTTTGCCGATATGTGGTACACGCTGCAGCAGGGCGAGCCGTGGAGCGGGATTGTCAAAAACCGGCGCAAAAACGGTGACCACTACTGGGTGCGAGCGAATGCGGTGCCGATGGTGCGCCGCGGGCAGGTGACGGGCTATATGTCCATTCGCACCAAAGCCACGGCGGAAGAGATTGCCGCCGTGGAGCCGCTCTACCGGGCGCTGAACGACGGGAGCTGTAAGAAACGTGTGCACAAGGGGCTGGTGGTTGGAAAAGGCTGGCTGGGTAAACTGCCGGCTATGCCGCTGCGCTGGCGCGTGCGCTGCGTGATGGCGGCGCTTTTTGCCGTTCTCGCCGCCACGCTGGTCGCGACCTCTGCCGGGTGGATACCGCTCGCCGCAGCCGCGCTGGTGATGCTGCTGGGGACACTGCTGTTTGAGCAACAGATTGTCCGCCCGGTAGAGAATGTGGCGCGACAGGCGCTGAAGGTCGCAACCGGTGAGCGCAACAGCGTGCAGCATCTGAACCGCAGCGACGAGCTGGGGCTGACGCTGCGCGCGGTCGGGCAACTGGGCCTGATGTGCCGCTGGTTAATCAATGACGTGTCGAGCCAGGTGGTGAGCGTCCGTGACGGCAGCGACAGGCTGGCGCAGGGAAATGAAGACCTGAACGATCGGACGCGTCAGACCGTGGCGAACGTGCAGCAGACCGTTGCAACAATGAACCAGATGGCCGCTTCCGTTCAGAGTAACTCTGAAACCGCCGCCGAGGTGGATAAACTCTCCGTGGCCGCGAGCAGCGCGGCGACGAAAGGGGGCAACGCGATGCAGACCGTCGTCAAAACCATGGATGACATTGCTGACAGCACGCAGCGAATTGGCTCGATTACCTCCCTGATTAACGATATCGCTTTCCAGACCAATATTCTGGCGCTGAACGCGGCGGTTGAAGCGGCAAGGGCAGGGGAGCAGGGCAAAGGTTTTGCCGTGGTCGCGGGCGAAGTCCGCCATCTTGCCAGCCGCAGCGCCAGCGCCGCCAATGATATTCGTAAACTCATTGATGCCAGCGCCAGCAAGGTGCAGTCCGGCTCTGAGCAGGTTCACGCCGCAGGCCGCACGATGGATGATATTGTCGAGCAGGTGAAAAACGTGACGCAGCTTATCGCCCAGATCAGCCACGCGACCTCCGAGCAGGCAACCGGACTGTCAGAGTTGACCCGCGCGGTGGCCGAACTCGACAGCATCACGCAGAAAAACGCCGACCTGGTCGAGGAGAGCGCCCACATTTCTGCGATGGTGAAGCACCGCGCCGGACGCCTTAAGGATGCGGTGACCGTGCTCCATTGA